A stretch of the Lytechinus variegatus isolate NC3 chromosome 5, Lvar_3.0, whole genome shotgun sequence genome encodes the following:
- the LOC121414743 gene encoding carbohydrate sulfotransferase 11-like yields the protein MGTRNNSIFITIIGLMIFLTAIFLHSTSHDVTVWLELYRGSPGGGQDQVTRQAANVQHIQEQRKEQLKKGCAALGYSQRFVNKNLDRATLRKFSRVHVIPELKVIYCPIPKVASTSWRRLLLTAVNEDSSSPHEKSKRVFPNLASFPPMDARRILRTYTSFIFVRNPYARILSAYKDKILTGGKSKMRFRWEVLKWYKLHDPKELERMNSSRRFTFKQFVNYYTKSTVKNAHWEDMLELCHPCMINYDFIGHLETLKEDSDYLVNLLNIGVSFPEEHRQHQTNSSKGDTLQTFYSQLAGGEYKDLSFSQGLARDALLFGYDTPDSIKRS from the exons ATGGGTACCAGaaataattctatttttatcaCCATCATCGGTTTGATGATCTTCTTGACTGCTATTTTCCTTCACTCCACTTCTCATGACGTAACAG TTTGGCTTGAACTGTATCGAGGTTCACCAGGAGGTGGACAGGATCAGGTGACCAGACAAGCTGCAAAT GTTCAGCACATTCAAGAGCAGAGAAAAGAGCAATTGAAGAAGGGTTGCGCTGCCTTGGGATACAGCCAACGCTTCGTCAACAAGAACCTTGATCGTGCTACTCTGAGGAAGTTCTCTCGAGTCCACGTGATACCCGAGCTCAAAGTCATCTACTGCCCAATCCCCAAAGTGGCGTCGACATCCTGGCGACGACTTCTCCTGACTGCTGTCAACGAAGATTCATCTTCACCTCATGAAAAAAGCAAACGAGTGTTTCCAAACCTGGCGTCCTTCCCTCCGATGGATGCAAGGAGGATCTTACGGACATACACATCGTTTATTTTCGTTCGAAATCCATATGCCAGGATCCTGTCAGCGTACAAGGATAAAATTCTCACCGGAGGGAAATCAAAAATGAGGTTCCGATGGGAGGTCTTGAAGTGGTACAAACTTCACGACCCAAAAGAATTGGAACGCATGAATTCTTCGAGGCGCTTCACGTTCAAGCAATTTGTTAACTACTACACAAAGTCAACAGTTAAAAATGCCCACTGGGAGGACATGCTTGAGCTATGTCATCCTTGCATGATCAACTACGATTTCATTGGCCACCTGGAGACGCTCAAAGAGGACTCGGATTATCTGGTGAACCTGCTGAACATAGGGGTGTCCTTTCCAGAGGAGCACAGACAGCATCAGACTAACAGCTCTAAAGGAGACACCCTTCAGACTTTCTATTCACAATTGGCTGGTGGGGAGTACAAAGATCTTTCATTCAGCCAGGGCCTTGCTAGAGATGCTCTTCTTTTTGGTTATGACACTCCTGACAGTATCAAACGCAGCTAA
- the LOC121415171 gene encoding chondroitin sulfate synthase 1-like, translated as MQTLFYNNYSVGDTAFTGDLQRLEVHNAITMHPVKRTPYLYRLHNYLQSVKINDLHMKITSQYREIQELKELLHEDGEESVTVLDQDARRYGMPISLNQYIPDSHRDVIPWNYFSRYVYHCRHDSPRMGLTQSVRTALKDIVMQVMKLINSNSQKVGRTIEYKEILYGYSRVTPNRGADYILDLLLIYKKHRGTSRTLSVRRHAYLHQSFDRIEFKEEEDGYASNVPATGGFQSSLSIFGHKTNSDPSSQLGRSPERIKATIHFIMPLSGRLEIFQRFMKNYERVCLKTNENTKLLVILFKKAIDDPSADIIRTVMDYQKVYPGKEMKVIQAQGDFSRGLALELGAGQYGPDALMFFVDVDMYLSQGFLNRCRMNTDRRKSVYFPVVFSQYSPDIVFGSEARQGSQLVINNDAGYFRHFGFGLVCLYHGDMNDVGGMNNAIVGWGMEDVDLYEKFVQSNMTIFRGPDTGLVHIYHPVICDPRLEAKQYQMCIGSRASTYGSNIQLARILQEMSQNKKGGKKADSHEDEDYDGR; from the coding sequence ATGCAGACACTGTTCTATAACAACTACAGCGTTGGTGACACAGCATTCACCGGAGACCTGCAGAGATTGGAGGTCCACAATGCCATCACTATGCATCCCGTCAAACGGACACCGTACCTCTACCGTCTCCACAACTACCTCCAGTCTGTCAAGATCAACGATCTGCACATGAAGATCACTTCACAGTATCGAGAGATCCAGGAACTCAAGGAACTCCTTCACGAAGACGGTGAGGAATCAGTCACAGTCCTTGATCAGGACGCCCGGCGCTACGGGATGCCTATAAGTCTGAATCAGTACATCCCGGACAGCCACAGAGATGTCATTCCCTGGAATTATTTCTCGCGGTACGTCTACCACTGTCGCCATGATAGTCCACGTATGGGTCTCACCCAGTCAGTCAGGACTGCCCTCAAAGACATCGTGATGCAGGTCATGAAGTTGATCAATTCCAATTCGCAAAAAGTTGGCAGGACAATAGAGTACAAAGAAATCCTGTACGGTTACTCTCGTGTCACGCCGAATCGCGGAGCAGATTACATCTTAGATTTGTTATTGATTTACAAGAAGCATAGAGGAACGAGTCGCACGCTGTCTGTTCGAAGGCATGCCTATCTTCATCAGTCATTTGACAGAATAGAGTtcaaggaggaggaggatggttaTGCAAGTAATGTACCTGCAACAGGTGGATTCCAGAGCTCACTAAGTATCTTTGGTCATAAGACAAACTCAGATCCGTCATCACAACTTGGTCGAAGCCCAGAGAGGATAAAGGCCACTATACACTTCATCATGCCTCTATCTGGTAGGCTAGAAATATTCCAGCGCTTTATGAAGAACTATGAGCGTGTGTgcttaaaaacaaatgaaaatacaaaactGCTAGTTATACTCTTTAAGAAAGCAATAGACGATCCTTCTGCAGATATCATTAGGACTGTGATGGATTACCAGAAAGTGTATCCTGGTAAGGAAATGAAGGTTATACAGGCGCAGGGAGATTTCAGTCGAGGTTTAGCCCTGGAGCTTGGAGCCGGGCAGTACGGACCGGATGCTCTCATGTTCTTTGTAGATGTAGACATGTACTTATCGCAGGGATTCCTCAACCGCTGTCGCATGAACACCGACCGTCGAAAATCCGTCTACTTCCCCGTGGTCTTCAGTCAGTACAGCCCGGACATCGTGTTCGGCTCGGAGGCACGCCAAGGTAGCCAGCTTGTCATCAACAATGATGCGGGTTACTTCCGTCACTTTGGCTTCGGTCTGGTGTGCCTGTACCACGGCGATATGAACGATGTTGGCGGGATGAACAACGCCATCGTTGGATGGGGGATGGAGGATGTGGACCTTTACGAGAAATTTGTGCAAAGCAACATGACAATATTCCGTGGACCCGACACGGGACTGGTCCACATATACCACCCTGTTATATGTGACCCTCGATTAGAGGCGAAGCAATACCAAATGTGCATAGGCTCCAGAGCGAGCACGTACGGGAGCAATATACAGCTCGCcagaatcttacaagaaatgtCGCAGAATAAAAAAGGAGGGAAGAAAGCGGATAGTCATGAAGATGAAGATTACGATGGAAGGTAG